One Pleurocapsa sp. PCC 7327 DNA segment encodes these proteins:
- a CDS encoding MFS transporter translates to MLNRQLKILLYSSNIWYLGEGMFAPLFAVFAKKVGGDILEISGVWAAYLIASGIFTVFVGKIADKVISKEKLMTIGYALNAIFTFAYLLVSSQSELLVVQIGVGVASALSTPTWNALYAKYERYENHGRKKKSSGCVWALADGQSEIVTGIGVLLGGLIVSSFSFNSLFIVMGIVQTIATVYVAQILYERSPKIYLSNSSEQSDMEGRKRLLTSGTKSADVRQ, encoded by the coding sequence ATGTTAAACAGACAACTCAAAATTTTGCTCTACAGTAGCAATATTTGGTATCTGGGGGAAGGAATGTTTGCCCCACTTTTTGCCGTATTTGCTAAAAAAGTTGGCGGCGATATTCTTGAGATCTCTGGGGTTTGGGCAGCTTATCTCATTGCCTCCGGTATCTTTACTGTTTTTGTTGGTAAGATTGCCGACAAAGTTATTAGTAAAGAAAAACTGATGACTATAGGCTATGCCTTAAATGCAATTTTTACTTTTGCTTACCTATTGGTCTCCTCTCAAAGTGAATTATTAGTCGTACAAATTGGTGTAGGAGTTGCATCGGCTTTGTCTACTCCAACCTGGAATGCTTTATATGCAAAGTACGAACGTTATGAAAATCATGGACGTAAGAAAAAATCTTCTGGATGCGTTTGGGCGCTTGCCGACGGACAATCGGAGATCGTAACAGGAATTGGCGTATTGTTAGGCGGACTAATTGTCAGTTCCTTTTCGTTTAATTCTTTGTTTATCGTCATGGGAATCGTTCAAACGATCGCCACCGTCTACGTCGCTCAAATTCTATACGAGCGATCGCCAAAAATCTATCTATCTAACTCCTCGGAGCAAAGCGATATGGAAGGACGGAAACGCCTGCTGACGTCAGGAACCAAGTCCGCCGACGTGCGCCAATAA
- a CDS encoding SET domain-containing protein, with amino-acid sequence MMHPHTRLGFVSEKIGNGVFATQFIPKGTIIWVLDELERKLNEFYINSLDPLHQEKIRKYSWRDGES; translated from the coding sequence ATGATGCATCCTCATACCCGACTAGGTTTTGTCAGTGAGAAAATAGGTAATGGTGTTTTTGCCACCCAATTTATCCCTAAAGGAACGATTATTTGGGTCTTAGACGAACTCGAGCGAAAACTCAATGAATTTTATATAAATTCCCTCGATCCATTGCACCAGGAAAAAATCCGAAAATATAGCTGGCGCGATGGCGAAAGTTAA